The proteins below come from a single Gavia stellata isolate bGavSte3 chromosome 8, bGavSte3.hap2, whole genome shotgun sequence genomic window:
- the LOC132317438 gene encoding proline-rich protein 22-like, with translation MALPPLRLPARGPQAPPAPWLLQPFVLPKTFYPRGSPNLCQLPGQEQLFPAVWAPPVGVAPQAPQAPPAAPRSPQGQPQHLPPYTQQGRAVTPAPPLLPTSIPGYQQIQGQPAETKTSGSATPRAAPPGSNIPLGSDVPPSPSAAPHEQALGDPTGDLAVAEEVLLEEALRLFGCSPDAVGVSQDAPSSGPRPGDPGGTGAAIPHCDFASLSLPEELLSPDYSVPETADAILSLDEFVMGLEPQEPWGDEGRDLPLSQPATAEKRGKKRAKSTSPKPASKRRALAGRTGVAGGD, from the exons ATGGCGCTGCCACCGCTGCGGCTCCCAGCGCGTGGGCCCCaggcccccccagcaccctggctcCTTCAGCCTTTTGTGCTCCCCAAAACCTTCTACCCCCGAG GCTCACCCAACCTGTGCCAACtgcccgggcaggagcagctcttccctgcAGTCTGGGCACCCCCAGTGGGGGtggccccccaggccccccagGCACCACCAGCAG cccctcgGAGCCCCCAGGGACAGCCGCAACACCTCCCACCCTACACCCAGCAGGGGAGAGCGGtgaccccagcccccccgctgCTGCCGACATCCATCCCCGGCTACCAGCAGATCCAGGGGCAGCCCGCAGAGACCAAGACCTCCGGCAGTGCCacccccagggcagcaccccCAGGAAGCAACATCCCCCTGGGCAGCgacgtcccccccagcccctctgctgccccccacgagcaagccctgggggaccccacagGCGACCTCGCCGTGGCCGAGGAGGTCCTTCTCGAGGAGGCCCTGAGGCTCTTTGGTTGCTCCCCGGACGCGGTGGGGGTCAGCCAGGACGCTCCCAGCAGCGGCCCCAGgcctggggaccctggtggCACCGGCGCAGCCATCCCCCACTGCGACTTCGCCTCGCTCTCCCTGCCCGAAGAGCTGCTCAGCCCCGACTACAGCGTCCCCGAGACCGCCGACGCCATCCTCAGCCTGGACGAGTTCGTCATGGGGCTGGAGCCCCAGGAGCCGTGGggggatgagggcagggacctgccacTGTCCCAGCCTGCCACGGCAGAGAAGCGGGGGAAGAAGCGGGCCAAGAGCACCTCGCCAAAGCCAGCCAGCAAACGCAGGGCTCTCGCCGGCAGGacgggggtggcggggggggattag